From Persicobacter psychrovividus, the proteins below share one genomic window:
- a CDS encoding glycosidase → MATFKEQLHKVYQQYFELIATPNAPINDEEGYVTRYKNPVFTADHFPPNWMYDLNEETNPYCAKRLGVNGVLNPGAIYLNGKTYLMLRVEGYDRKSFFAIAESENGIDNFKVWEHPVVIPQHDNEDTNVYDMRLTQHEDGYIYGLFCSERKDPNAPDGDESAAVAACGIVRSKDMKSWERLPDLITFSGQQRNVVLHPEFIDGQYGIYTRPQDGFIDTGKGGGIGFGLTKSMENAQVDEEVIVDPKCYHTINEVKNGQGPAPFKTEKGWLHLAHGVRNTAAGLRYVLYMFMTDLKDPAKLIAKPSGYFMAPQGAERIGDVGNVLFVNGWVRHEDDSIYIYYASSDTRVHVAKSSVDQLVDYCLNTPADPLKSHLCVDQRIELIDNNKSVHEEMLKAFDVLV, encoded by the coding sequence ATGGCGACTTTCAAAGAACAACTTCATAAAGTATATCAGCAATACTTCGAACTGATTGCAACTCCAAATGCCCCAATCAATGACGAGGAAGGGTATGTAACAAGATATAAAAACCCCGTATTCACCGCAGATCATTTTCCTCCAAATTGGATGTATGACCTGAACGAGGAAACCAACCCCTATTGCGCTAAGCGATTGGGCGTAAATGGTGTATTGAACCCTGGTGCTATTTACCTGAACGGTAAAACTTACTTGATGCTTCGCGTTGAAGGTTATGACAGAAAATCCTTCTTCGCCATTGCTGAAAGTGAAAATGGTATTGATAACTTCAAAGTTTGGGAGCACCCAGTGGTCATTCCTCAGCATGATAATGAAGATACCAACGTTTATGATATGCGCCTGACGCAGCACGAGGACGGATACATCTACGGTTTGTTCTGCTCGGAGCGCAAAGACCCGAACGCACCAGATGGCGATGAGTCGGCCGCTGTTGCTGCCTGTGGGATCGTTCGCTCTAAAGACATGAAAAGCTGGGAGCGTTTGCCAGATTTGATCACCTTCTCGGGTCAGCAAAGAAACGTAGTATTGCACCCAGAATTTATCGACGGCCAATATGGTATTTATACTCGTCCGCAGGATGGATTTATCGACACCGGTAAAGGTGGTGGTATTGGTTTTGGACTGACAAAATCAATGGAAAATGCGCAGGTGGACGAAGAGGTGATCGTTGATCCTAAGTGTTATCACACGATCAATGAAGTGAAAAACGGTCAGGGACCTGCTCCATTCAAAACAGAAAAAGGATGGTTGCACCTTGCCCACGGGGTTAGAAATACGGCTGCCGGTCTTCGCTATGTGCTGTATATGTTCATGACTGACTTGAAAGATCCAGCAAAATTGATCGCCAAGCCATCAGGTTATTTCATGGCACCACAAGGCGCCGAGCGCATTGGTGATGTGGGCAATGTATTGTTCGTTAATGGCTGGGTACGCCATGAGGATGACAGCATTTATATCTATTATGCTTCTTCAGACACCCGTGTTCACGTAGCCAAAAGTTCAGTAGATCAGTTGGTAGATTACTGCCTGAACACGCCAGCAGACCCATTGAAAAGCCATTTGTGTGTGGATCAGCGCATCGAATTGATTGACAATAACAAGTCAGTGCACGAGGAAATGCTCAAAGCATTTGACGTATTGGTATAA